A single region of the Streptococcus sanguinis genome encodes:
- a CDS encoding response regulator: MYSIMIVEDEYLVRQGIASLVDYEQFGMQVIAQAENGREAWQKFQENPADILLTDINMPQMNGLELAKLVRDQAPKCHIVFLTGYDDFDYARTAIKLGADDYLLKPFSKDNVEEMLAKVQTKLDKERKKAQIQNLVDQGQRSELEEAIHARLADSELSLKSLAFQLGFSPSYLSVLIKKELGLPFQDYLIQERMKKAKLLLLTTDLKIYEIAEQVGFEDMNYFSQRFKQVVGLTPRQFKKGEGK, encoded by the coding sequence TATCTGGTAAGACAGGGGATTGCGTCCTTGGTAGACTATGAACAGTTTGGCATGCAAGTCATTGCCCAGGCTGAAAATGGAAGAGAAGCTTGGCAGAAATTTCAGGAAAATCCTGCTGATATCCTGCTGACCGACATCAACATGCCACAGATGAACGGCCTCGAACTGGCCAAGCTAGTCAGGGACCAGGCTCCTAAGTGCCATATCGTTTTTCTGACGGGCTATGATGATTTTGACTATGCTCGGACCGCCATTAAACTAGGCGCAGATGACTATCTTCTCAAGCCATTTTCCAAAGATAATGTTGAGGAAATGTTGGCCAAGGTGCAGACCAAGCTTGATAAAGAACGCAAAAAAGCCCAGATTCAAAACTTGGTCGATCAGGGGCAGCGCTCTGAGTTGGAAGAGGCGATTCATGCGCGTCTAGCTGATTCAGAATTAAGCCTGAAAAGTTTGGCTTTCCAATTAGGGTTTAGTCCGTCCTACCTAAGTGTTCTTATCAAAAAAGAACTAGGCTTGCCCTTTCAAGATTATCTGATCCAAGAGCGGATGAAAAAAGCAAAACTCTTACTCCTGACTACAGATTTGAAGATTTATGAAATAGCAGAGCAGGTAGGTTTTGAAGATATGAACTATTTTTCTCAGCGCTTCAAGCAGGTGGTTGGGCTGACACCTCGGCAGTTTAAAAAAGGAGAGGGGAAATGA